The following are encoded together in the Flavobacterium sp. TR2 genome:
- a CDS encoding acyltransferase family protein: protein MPKERLTSLDVFRGFTIFLMTIVNNPGSWSSIYPPLEHAEWHGCTPTDLVFPFFVFIMGTAIPFAMPVKHFDGSVFNKILVRSLRIFCLGLFLSVFSRIHLFGLEGIPLLGLRLLIAFAVAYALLGNFSMKAKTILAVSVFLILISLSFSGLEHFEDTRIPGVLQRIAIVYFFTSILYLKTNLKTQLVVLATLLVGYWLLMAFVPVPGFGPANFDKGTNLAAWVDDTLLNGHLWASSKTWDPEGILSTLPAFGTGILGMYIGQLLNLSVDKIEIVKKTAIAGVVLLIGGLIWNLFFPINKSLWTSSYVLYTAGIATICLTLLYYIIDIKGYKKWSKLFLIWGVNPMIVFFFSGIIPRVLSAIKVADPEKAGEEIGYQAYIYNHGIVPCFENPLNASLAYALSYAVFWSFILWIFYKKKLIFKV, encoded by the coding sequence ATGCCAAAAGAACGTTTAACCTCACTCGATGTCTTCAGAGGATTTACCATCTTCCTGATGACAATAGTAAATAATCCGGGAAGCTGGTCTTCTATTTATCCGCCTTTAGAACACGCCGAATGGCATGGATGCACGCCTACTGACTTAGTTTTCCCGTTTTTTGTTTTTATCATGGGAACCGCGATTCCGTTTGCGATGCCTGTAAAACATTTTGATGGAAGTGTTTTCAACAAAATTTTAGTGCGTTCGCTTAGAATTTTCTGTTTAGGATTATTTTTAAGCGTTTTCAGCAGAATACATTTATTTGGTCTCGAAGGCATTCCGCTATTAGGATTGAGATTGCTTATTGCATTTGCAGTAGCTTATGCCCTTTTAGGAAACTTTTCGATGAAAGCAAAAACCATTCTTGCGGTAAGCGTATTTCTAATTCTGATTTCTCTTTCATTCAGCGGATTGGAGCATTTTGAAGACACGCGAATTCCGGGCGTTTTACAGCGAATTGCGATTGTGTACTTCTTTACTTCGATTTTGTATCTAAAAACAAATTTAAAAACACAGCTGGTAGTTTTAGCCACACTTTTAGTTGGCTATTGGCTTTTAATGGCTTTTGTTCCCGTTCCCGGATTTGGTCCTGCCAATTTTGATAAAGGAACCAATCTTGCGGCTTGGGTAGACGATACACTTTTGAACGGTCATTTATGGGCATCATCTAAAACTTGGGACCCAGAAGGAATCCTGAGCACATTGCCGGCATTTGGAACTGGAATTTTAGGAATGTACATCGGCCAGCTGTTAAACTTATCTGTTGATAAAATAGAAATCGTAAAAAAGACAGCGATTGCCGGAGTTGTTTTATTAATTGGAGGATTAATCTGGAACCTCTTCTTCCCGATCAACAAGTCGCTTTGGACCAGTTCTTATGTTTTATATACAGCTGGAATCGCTACTATTTGTTTAACGCTTTTATACTACATAATCGACATTAAGGGATATAAAAAATGGAGCAAATTGTTCCTGATTTGGGGCGTAAACCCAATGATTGTCTTTTTCTTTTCTGGAATAATTCCGAGGGTCTTAAGTGCCATTAAAGTGGCAGATCCTGAAAAAGCAGGTGAAGAAATTGGCTACCAAGCTTACATCTACAATCATGGAATCGTTCCTTGTTTTGAAAATCCGTTAAATGCATCACTCGCTTATGCTTTGTCTTATGCCGTTTTCTGGTCGTTTATCCTATGGATTTTCTACAAAAAGAAACTGATTTTTAAAGTGTAA
- a CDS encoding glycoside hydrolase family 3 N-terminal domain-containing protein: MKNPFIKISLYAAFIFLITNCASKKNNGATDDKKDIPSKDTVVYVQKNISEKKTFFKDSDQETAWVDSIYSKMTVQEKIGQLFMVSAYSNKDSVHVNQISKLIEDYKIGNVIFFQGGPVRQAKLTNLYQSKAKVPLMIGIDAEWGLAMRLDSTYRYPWNMTLGAIQDLNLIENVGRNMAAENKRIGVHFNFAPVLDINTNPKNPIIGNRSFGEDKVNVSEKAIALMKGIQGNGVFCTGKHFPGHGDTSTDSHHALPTVNFSKDRLELVELYPYKKLFDEGLASVMVAHLNIPSLESQPNCPSSASYNVVTNLLQKELGFNGLIFTDGLAMKGAANFKGPGDLEIAVILAGNDILLCPENVPVAFQKLEAAYNEKVITEERLAHSVKKILHYKYKAGLNKYKPIDLNNLYNDLNPSQNDALHYKLYENAITVLKNEKEILPIKDLSEKIAYIKLGEDTNSTFVSTLKKYTEITEVKDTNLDSLNKELKKFDKVIISYHKVNKAWEKQEFTLQEMLWLKEIAKHNKVILDIFAKPYSLLSISNFDDIEGLVVSYQNSDISQVVSAELLFGAIEAKGKLPVSINDAFHVNDGLTTEKLNRLAFTAPENVGMNPAVLSKIDAVAQKAIDGKMTPGMQVLVARKGNVIFQKSYGAQTYDNGKKVTDTDLYDVASISKMISTLPNVMQLYDKNKVTLDTKLKEMVPFFAKTNKENITFKDLLNHYAGLQAWIPFYKATLDSNNQPSEKYYRKVAENGFTTKVADNLYIRNDYHDTIMKIIAESPVAVKKEYKYSDFTFIILKEYLERKTHKKLEDLSKENFYSTLGMTNTLYNPLDRFDKSSIAPTEIDNYFRHQTIQGYVHDMAAAMEGGVAGHAGIFSNAMDVAKMMQLFLQKGNYGGIQYFSPQTFDAFNTCYYKNQGVLRGLGFDKRVHKGGPTCDCVSEASFGHTGFTGNMAWADPETEIVYVFLSNRTYPEIVNDENKLAKGKIREEIQQIIQDAIVK, translated from the coding sequence ATGAAAAATCCATTCATAAAAATTAGTTTATACGCCGCTTTTATATTTCTAATTACCAATTGCGCATCCAAAAAAAACAATGGCGCAACAGATGACAAAAAGGATATTCCTTCAAAAGACACTGTTGTTTACGTCCAAAAAAATATTTCAGAGAAAAAAACATTTTTCAAAGATTCTGATCAAGAAACGGCTTGGGTTGACAGCATTTACAGCAAAATGACCGTGCAGGAAAAAATCGGGCAATTGTTTATGGTTTCTGCCTATTCCAACAAAGATTCTGTACACGTAAATCAAATCAGCAAACTGATTGAAGATTATAAAATAGGAAACGTTATTTTCTTTCAGGGCGGGCCAGTTCGTCAGGCGAAATTAACCAACCTGTATCAGTCAAAAGCAAAAGTGCCTTTAATGATAGGAATCGATGCCGAGTGGGGATTGGCAATGCGATTAGATTCGACTTATCGTTATCCTTGGAACATGACTTTGGGGGCGATTCAGGATTTAAATTTAATTGAAAATGTGGGAAGAAATATGGCTGCCGAAAACAAAAGAATCGGTGTCCATTTCAACTTCGCACCTGTTTTGGATATTAATACCAATCCGAAAAACCCAATTATCGGAAACCGTTCTTTTGGTGAAGATAAAGTAAATGTGAGCGAAAAAGCCATTGCGCTCATGAAAGGAATTCAAGGGAACGGAGTGTTCTGCACAGGAAAGCATTTCCCAGGACACGGAGACACCTCAACCGATTCGCACCACGCCTTGCCTACCGTTAATTTCTCTAAAGACCGTTTAGAATTAGTAGAATTGTATCCGTACAAAAAATTATTCGACGAAGGTCTAGCTTCCGTAATGGTGGCGCACCTTAATATTCCGAGTTTAGAATCACAGCCCAACTGCCCATCTTCTGCTTCTTATAATGTGGTGACCAATCTGCTTCAAAAAGAATTAGGTTTCAACGGATTGATTTTTACCGATGGTCTGGCAATGAAAGGTGCAGCCAATTTTAAAGGTCCCGGAGATTTGGAAATAGCAGTAATTTTGGCTGGAAATGACATCTTGCTTTGCCCAGAAAATGTACCTGTTGCGTTTCAGAAATTAGAAGCGGCTTACAATGAAAAAGTAATTACAGAAGAACGATTGGCGCATTCGGTTAAAAAAATTCTGCATTATAAGTACAAAGCAGGATTGAACAAATACAAACCGATTGATCTGAATAATTTATATAATGATTTGAATCCGTCGCAAAATGACGCTTTGCATTATAAATTGTATGAAAACGCCATTACGGTTTTAAAAAATGAAAAAGAAATTCTTCCGATAAAAGATTTAAGCGAAAAAATTGCTTACATAAAATTGGGTGAAGACACCAACAGCACTTTTGTTTCTACTTTAAAAAAATATACAGAAATCACAGAAGTAAAAGACACCAATCTGGACAGTCTGAATAAGGAATTGAAGAAATTTGACAAGGTAATTATCAGCTACCATAAAGTAAATAAAGCTTGGGAAAAACAAGAATTTACCCTGCAAGAAATGCTTTGGCTGAAAGAAATTGCAAAGCACAACAAAGTAATTTTAGACATTTTTGCCAAACCTTATTCCCTTTTATCCATTTCAAATTTTGATGATATTGAAGGATTAGTGGTTTCCTATCAAAACTCAGACATCAGTCAGGTCGTTTCAGCAGAATTGCTTTTTGGCGCTATTGAAGCCAAAGGAAAATTGCCGGTATCAATTAACGATGCTTTTCATGTTAACGATGGTTTGACTACCGAAAAACTAAATCGTCTAGCGTTTACAGCTCCGGAAAATGTGGGCATGAATCCTGCTGTTCTATCTAAAATTGATGCTGTGGCGCAAAAAGCGATTGACGGCAAAATGACTCCGGGAATGCAGGTGCTGGTTGCTAGAAAAGGAAACGTTATTTTTCAGAAATCGTACGGAGCTCAAACTTACGATAACGGAAAAAAAGTCACAGATACCGATTTATACGATGTTGCTTCGATTTCAAAAATGATTTCGACATTGCCAAATGTAATGCAGCTGTACGATAAAAATAAAGTAACGCTTGACACCAAACTAAAAGAGATGGTGCCTTTTTTTGCCAAAACCAACAAAGAAAACATCACTTTTAAAGATTTGCTGAACCATTACGCAGGACTTCAGGCATGGATTCCGTTTTACAAAGCAACATTAGACAGCAACAATCAGCCTTCTGAAAAATATTATCGAAAAGTAGCAGAAAATGGTTTTACAACAAAAGTAGCCGACAATCTTTACATTCGAAACGATTATCATGACACGATTATGAAAATCATTGCAGAAAGTCCTGTGGCTGTTAAAAAAGAATACAAATACAGCGATTTTACTTTCATCATTTTAAAAGAATATTTAGAAAGAAAAACACATAAAAAGTTAGAAGATTTAAGCAAAGAAAATTTCTACAGCACACTCGGAATGACCAATACGCTTTACAATCCGCTGGACAGATTTGATAAAAGCAGTATTGCTCCAACTGAAATTGACAATTATTTCAGACATCAGACAATTCAGGGTTATGTGCACGACATGGCTGCCGCGATGGAAGGCGGAGTTGCGGGTCATGCAGGAATTTTTTCTAATGCGATGGATGTGGCCAAAATGATGCAGCTGTTTTTACAGAAAGGAAATTATGGCGGGATTCAATATTTTTCTCCACAAACTTTTGATGCATTTAATACCTGCTATTATAAAAACCAAGGTGTTTTAAGAGGCTTAGGTTTTGACAAAAGAGTGCACAAAGGCGGCCCAACCTGCGACTGCGTTTCGGAAGCAAGTTTTGGCCACACCGGTTTTACAGGAAACATGGCTTGGGCAGATCCAGAAACCGAAATTGTGTACGTATTCCTCTCCAACAGAACCTATCCGGAAATAGTAAACGACGAAAATAAATTAGCAAAAGGAAAAATCAGAGAAGAGATTCAGCAAATAATTCAAGATGCAATTGTGAAATAA